One segment of Metallosphaera cuprina Ar-4 DNA contains the following:
- a CDS encoding NAD(P)/FAD-dependent oxidoreductase, with the protein MDYDVAIIGGGPAGLFAAYEMSNAMQKDGELKVILIDKGVKASRRSCPLLTPKEKCTFCTPCHINYGLGGAGTFSSGIINLRPDIGGELHEIMRSWERAQEMVNYIDEVFVKFGAPKDRLFRPNEERVKEVQRKAAKVGAEFVPIVQRHIGTDKSPLVIENLTNYVEKSGIKISELTEVNQIEKRGTSFNIKTTKGEIEARTVLVAPGRSGAKWFYDQAKRLGVDMVSGPLDIGVRVEMESFVMEDLTSAVWDPKVIMYTRKYDDKVRTFCVNPGGFIMKEVYDDGTIGVNGETYVDKKSNNTNFAFLATVKLSDPLEDTIEYGKSVARLMTRLGGEKPILQRLIDFEKGRRSTWERISRSTVKPTLKDVTPGDISMGLPYRVVTDLIEGLERLDNMASGIYSSNTLLYAPEIKYYSMRAIVDSNMETVVDNLYAAGDGAGLSRGINIAAATGVLAARGILNKLGIDYNV; encoded by the coding sequence ATGGATTACGATGTGGCAATTATTGGTGGAGGACCTGCTGGACTTTTTGCGGCGTATGAAATGAGTAACGCGATGCAAAAAGACGGAGAGCTTAAAGTTATTCTAATCGATAAAGGTGTAAAAGCTTCTAGAAGGAGTTGTCCTCTACTTACTCCAAAAGAGAAATGTACTTTCTGCACTCCATGTCACATTAACTATGGATTGGGTGGAGCTGGTACATTTAGTAGTGGGATAATAAACTTGAGACCCGACATAGGAGGAGAACTCCATGAGATTATGAGAAGCTGGGAGAGAGCTCAGGAGATGGTCAATTATATAGATGAGGTTTTCGTTAAGTTCGGTGCTCCTAAAGATAGACTATTTAGACCTAATGAGGAAAGAGTAAAGGAAGTTCAAAGAAAGGCTGCTAAAGTAGGAGCTGAATTCGTACCTATTGTGCAAAGGCATATTGGCACAGACAAGAGCCCTTTAGTAATAGAAAATTTAACTAATTATGTAGAAAAAAGTGGAATAAAGATATCTGAACTTACTGAAGTTAATCAGATAGAGAAGAGAGGAACCTCTTTCAATATAAAGACGACTAAAGGCGAAATAGAGGCTAGGACTGTTCTCGTAGCACCAGGAAGATCGGGGGCTAAATGGTTTTACGATCAGGCTAAGAGACTAGGAGTTGATATGGTATCTGGACCTCTGGATATAGGCGTTAGAGTAGAGATGGAGTCATTTGTAATGGAGGACTTAACAAGTGCTGTTTGGGATCCTAAGGTCATAATGTACACCAGGAAATATGATGATAAGGTTAGAACATTTTGCGTAAATCCAGGAGGCTTTATAATGAAAGAGGTTTATGATGATGGAACTATAGGAGTTAACGGAGAGACTTACGTTGATAAAAAGAGCAACAATACGAACTTTGCATTCTTAGCTACGGTTAAGCTTTCAGATCCCTTAGAAGATACTATAGAGTATGGAAAGAGCGTAGCTAGGTTGATGACTAGATTAGGCGGAGAGAAGCCTATACTTCAGAGATTGATAGACTTTGAAAAAGGTAGAAGAAGTACTTGGGAAAGAATAAGTAGATCTACGGTTAAACCTACTCTAAAGGATGTAACGCCCGGAGATATAAGTATGGGGTTGCCTTACAGAGTTGTCACCGATCTTATTGAAGGTTTAGAAAGGCTAGATAATATGGCTTCGGGGATTTACTCGTCTAACACCCTACTATACGCCCCAGAGATAAAGTATTACAGCATGAGAGCAATAGTGGATAGTAACATGGAAACTGTGGTTGATAACTTATACGCTGCGGGAGACGGAGCTGGCCTATCTAGAGGGATAAATATTGCAGCAGCTACTGGAGTGCTAGCAGCTAGGGGTATTCTAAACAAGCTAGGAATAGACTATAATGTATAA
- a CDS encoding adenylosuccinate synthetase, which translates to MLDILVGGFYGDEGKGKIASYLGLKGKYNLAVRTGSINAGHTVSYSGKTWKIRIIPSAFVNPEVKLALGPGALTSLTQLEKEIKETNSLGRTFIDPHVGIITEQEIVEERNDEYIMKVIGSTGQGVGIAEAKRVLRKLRLAKDFPELEKLIVNVPEMILDKIERGERVLAEGTQGTFLSLYHGEYPFVTSRNTTAGGILSEIGVGPKYVDQVIIIFKSFVTRVGEGYLENELPLDKAKEMGILETGTVTGRIRRVAPFNVNLAKRAIKFSSATQVAITKLDSAFKDAKGVRDYSKLPYNAKQWIENLEDELKVPITLIGTGEDSMDIIDLRSEKIGE; encoded by the coding sequence ATGCTAGATATTCTGGTAGGAGGTTTCTACGGTGATGAAGGTAAGGGTAAGATAGCTTCTTACTTAGGTTTGAAGGGAAAGTATAACCTGGCCGTAAGAACTGGTTCAATAAATGCAGGTCATACAGTTTCATATTCTGGAAAGACCTGGAAAATTAGAATAATACCCTCGGCGTTCGTTAATCCAGAGGTAAAGTTAGCCTTAGGACCCGGAGCTTTAACTAGCCTAACTCAGCTTGAAAAAGAGATTAAAGAAACCAATTCATTGGGAAGAACATTTATCGATCCACATGTTGGAATAATTACTGAACAAGAAATCGTAGAAGAGAGAAATGACGAGTACATAATGAAAGTTATAGGAAGTACCGGTCAAGGCGTGGGTATTGCTGAAGCTAAAAGAGTTCTCAGAAAACTTAGACTGGCTAAAGACTTTCCTGAATTAGAAAAACTCATCGTAAACGTTCCCGAAATGATATTAGACAAAATAGAGAGAGGAGAAAGGGTTTTAGCTGAAGGTACTCAAGGGACGTTTTTGAGTCTATATCATGGGGAATATCCTTTTGTAACAAGCAGAAACACGACGGCAGGCGGAATATTAAGTGAAATTGGAGTTGGACCTAAATACGTCGATCAGGTAATAATAATTTTCAAATCCTTTGTTACGAGGGTAGGTGAAGGCTATCTTGAAAACGAGTTACCCCTGGATAAAGCTAAGGAAATGGGAATTTTAGAGACTGGGACGGTAACTGGACGAATTAGAAGGGTAGCTCCGTTCAATGTGAACCTAGCTAAAAGAGCGATCAAATTCAGTTCGGCCACTCAAGTTGCAATAACCAAGTTAGATTCGGCATTTAAGGATGCTAAGGGAGTTAGAGACTACTCTAAGTTACCATACAATGCAAAACAATGGATAGAAAATCTAGAGGATGAACTAAAGGTTCCAATAACTCTCATAGGTACTGGAGAGGACTCTATGGACATCATTGATTTAAGGAGCGAGAAAATAGGTGAGTAA